In Myxococcales bacterium, a single window of DNA contains:
- a CDS encoding acyl-CoA/acyl-ACP dehydrogenase has translation MDFGFTEDQQLLQQTVRDFLEGECTVEHVRSLWDTETGRSPAFWQKLAEIGISGLLVPDEHGGLGMNEVDMVLVLEETGRAALAEPVIHTAFVGVPLLVEAGDEALAKKWLPKVADGSAILAVAHAQSPFVSDAHVADLLLLNSGDAVHAVPRADASVTPQSANDPAKRIFTVDWTPRSKMLLADGEAGKQLQAKAFDRGALASAAQLLGVVQQLLDMAVLYATQRKQFGVPIGSFQAVKHMLADEKVKIEYARALVYRAADSLAHDVPSRAVDVSMAKIAGAEAAVSTAKTALQVHGALGYTWEQDLHVWMRRAWSLDSAWGTTAYHRARLANGVIDGNSPAVNFGYQAPAA, from the coding sequence ATGGATTTCGGATTTACAGAAGACCAACAACTCCTGCAGCAAACCGTGCGCGACTTTCTCGAGGGTGAATGCACGGTCGAGCACGTGCGCTCGCTGTGGGACACTGAAACCGGGCGTAGCCCGGCGTTCTGGCAGAAGCTCGCCGAGATCGGGATATCGGGACTGCTGGTTCCCGACGAGCACGGGGGCCTGGGGATGAACGAGGTCGATATGGTTCTCGTCCTCGAAGAAACCGGTCGCGCGGCCCTCGCCGAGCCCGTGATCCACACCGCCTTCGTGGGGGTGCCGCTGCTGGTAGAAGCCGGGGACGAGGCGCTGGCAAAGAAATGGCTTCCCAAGGTCGCCGATGGCTCTGCGATCCTGGCCGTCGCCCACGCCCAAAGCCCCTTCGTGAGTGATGCCCACGTTGCCGACCTGCTCCTGCTCAACTCGGGGGACGCCGTCCACGCGGTCCCCCGGGCCGACGCAAGCGTCACCCCGCAGTCCGCCAACGACCCGGCAAAGCGAATTTTTACCGTAGACTGGACTCCGCGTTCCAAGATGCTGCTCGCGGATGGCGAAGCCGGAAAACAACTTCAAGCCAAAGCCTTCGATCGCGGTGCCCTGGCAAGCGCCGCCCAGTTGTTGGGCGTGGTGCAGCAGCTACTCGACATGGCCGTGCTCTACGCGACCCAGCGCAAGCAGTTCGGCGTACCGATCGGTTCGTTCCAGGCGGTGAAGCACATGCTCGCCGACGAGAAGGTCAAGATCGAATACGCGCGCGCCCTCGTGTATCGCGCCGCCGATTCGCTGGCCCACGATGTACCGAGTCGCGCGGTGGATGTGTCGATGGCGAAGATCGCCGGGGCGGAGGCCGCGGTATCGACGGCGAAGACGGCGCTTCAGGTCCACGGAGCGCTCGGCTATACCTGGGAGCAGGATCTTCACGTCTGGATGCGGCGCGCCTGGTCCCTCGATTCCGCCTGGGGAACTACGGCGTATCATCGCGCCCGGTTGGCAAATGGAGTGATCGACGGAAACAGTCCCGCGGTAAACTTCGGGTATCAAGCTCCCGCGGCATAG
- a CDS encoding OB-fold domain-containing protein, whose translation MAEQVPAIEGWFTTGPEPKLLGSQCSGCKTYFFPKETTYCRNPGCQSTAFEEVELSRTGTIWSYTEHYYKPPAPYIADEPFEPYTIAAVELADEKLVVLGQMAAGVNHSDLKAGMQVELVVERAYDVEDVEHTMWKWKPLAA comes from the coding sequence ATGGCAGAACAAGTTCCCGCAATCGAAGGATGGTTCACAACCGGTCCCGAGCCCAAGTTGCTCGGTAGCCAATGCAGTGGCTGCAAGACCTACTTCTTTCCCAAAGAGACGACCTACTGCCGCAACCCCGGCTGCCAGTCGACTGCGTTTGAAGAAGTGGAGCTGAGTCGCACCGGGACCATCTGGTCCTATACCGAGCACTACTACAAACCGCCGGCTCCCTACATCGCCGACGAGCCCTTCGAGCCCTACACGATCGCGGCGGTAGAACTCGCCGACGAAAAACTCGTGGTGCTCGGTCAAATGGCCGCCGGAGTCAATCACAGCGACCTCAAGGCGGGCATGCAAGTGGAACTCGTGGTTGAACGTGCTTACGACGTGGAAGACGTCGAGCACACCATGTGGAAGTGGAAGCCGCTCGCGGCCTGA